The window TATGTCTGTAATCCCGCAATTGGCGCACGTTTGATCCATGTTCAGAAAATTTTTCTACCCATTTTGAGAAGATTTTGATTCTTTAGTTGCTAATGCTAAAAGTACCCGAAAGCGTAACGAGTGGCTACCACCTCTCAGGCCTCAAGACCTGCAAGCCAATCGCCTGCGCGCAGAATATCAACCCCGGCCCGATGCTCCTCCTGGTGAAGATGGTGAACGAGCTGGATGTTCTGGCTTTCCGTAAGCTGTCCGGCAAAATGGATCAAGGACCTGGCTGGAGTCTTGTCAGAGAGTTTCACCTCGATTAACACATGAAGTGAACCATCCGCAACTATGACGAAGTCAACCTCTTTGCCGTCCTTAGTCCTGATGTAGTTCAGTTCAGTGTCTCTTCCGCGGACATCATAGAGATAATGCACATGCTTGAGCAGACATAGGGCGCACGTATTTTCCAGCCTTACCCCTTCGTCTCCCTTGACAAATGCACTGTCATAAAAATAGACCTTGGGTTCCCGCAGGATTGAGCGGGCGATGTTTTTGTGAAATGGCCGGATCAGGAATATGATGTAGAGGCTTTCAAGAATAGAGATGTATCTTTTGACTGTATTGGGGGAAATCTGGAGATCCTCTGCAAGCGACATATAGGATATGGAAGATCCCACTCGATGGCGCAGCAACTCTACAAGCCCCCGCATCGCCTTAATCTCCTGAATCCTGCTGAATTCAACAATATCTTCCCGGAGCAGGTCGGTATAATATTGATTCCTCCACCGTGAAGCATCCTCTTCAGAGGCAGACAAAAAAGGCTCTGGAAACCCGCCGAAACGGTTGAGCTTCTCTACTGCATCAAAGGGTGTCAATTCCTGAGACAATTCCTTCACAGATAAGGGCAGAAGTCTCAGGTGAAGATATCTGCCTGCAAGGGATTCTCCAGTCTGGCGATAAGTTTCCAATCTGGAACTACCTGTTACCAGGATTGCCTGCCCTTCAGGCCGGGAGTCAAAGGTACCTTTTAGAAAACCCTTCCAGTTCTTCATCTTGTGGATTTCGTCAAAGGCAAGGAGTCCGGCATTCAGCCG of the Deltaproteobacteria bacterium genome contains:
- a CDS encoding ATP-binding protein, with the translated sequence MLKDLKKKMVIITGPRQVGKTYLSKEIMKEFPSAQYLNHDNEDDRRIIRRRSWRLNAGLLAFDEIHKMKNWKGFLKGTFDSRPEGQAILVTGSSRLETYRQTGESLAGRYLHLRLLPLSVKELSQELTPFDAVEKLNRFGGFPEPFLSASEEDASRWRNQYYTDLLREDIVEFSRIQEIKAMRGLVELLRHRVGSSISYMSLAEDLQISPNTVKRYISILESLYIIFLIRPFHKNIARSILREPKVYFYDSAFVKGDEGVRLENTCALCLLKHVHYLYDVRGRDTELNYIRTKDGKEVDFVIVADGSLHVLIEVKLSDKTPARSLIHFAGQLTESQNIQLVHHLHQEEHRAGVDILRAGDWLAGLEA